actttctttgacatttttggattattttttcttttttcatgcaGACAATAAGCACAAAGTGCTTTGACAAGTGTATTACAAAACCAGGGTCTAGCATGAGCGGGAGTGAGAGTAGTTGCATCTCTAGGTGTGTGGATCGCTACATTGAGGCCACTGGTATTATTACCAGTACTCTCTTTAGCTCACCACACTAAAATTTTGGAGTGGAGGATTTCTTGAAGAACGTCAGAGttgcttcatttcaaagaaACTATAGATAGACGGGTAGAGATTATGTGTGGTATTGCTATCTCAATTCTGATTTTTATCATGGGGACAATTTTCTTCACGTTAAGTACTGAtttatgtacttgattttttttttcaatgcaaACTCTATAACTCTCAGCATTTTGCTGCTGCTGTCTAAAGATTTAAATGCTTGAACCATATAGAACTGTTGTGCAGCTTAGATGTTTTACAAATGTTTTGAGCTGATAAGATTGCATTGGATTTGGAAGAGAAAtgttagaaactaaaaaaatagtaacaaaaaacAACTAAGACGGTAATCTCAATTGTTACACAAAAACTGTCAATTAATGTTTCTCTGAATtgttttttcttcatcatctctctccttttcttctcATACTGATGAAAACCCTGTTCAACTTCAAGGTGATTTGAACTCTGCAAGCAGTTTAGAGCATGATTCAGGACCATCAAGCCCTTACTTCCACTAACACTTGCCCCTGTCAAGTCCTCCATTTGCATGCTGATTTCCATCCATTTTGGACACCCTTCACCTTCTGTCATCTTGCATCTAACAATTATTATGCACTTGGACAACTTGTGAGGCAGCAAGCTCTCCTCTACTGCTACAATGCTTCCAAAGTGAATCAAATAAACCCCATGAAAAGGCCAGGTTTTCTGTACTAACAATGGCTTCCAGCTTGAGAGATTAACACTTCTGCCGTTTTTCTTGTCGAGCAGCACCCAACTTAACCTGAGGCTCTCCATC
This DNA window, taken from Quercus robur chromosome 2, dhQueRobu3.1, whole genome shotgun sequence, encodes the following:
- the LOC126713171 gene encoding mitochondrial import inner membrane translocase subunit Tim13; this translates as MDSFSSSPSSGSNSQFQSEQLKNQLKAQLAQAYIEQFMETISTKCFDKCITKPGSSMSGSESSCISRCVDRYIEATGIITSTLFSSPH